The sequence GTGCTGACAGGGGATGTAATGACTATGCCCGGTTTGCCTAAGATACCAGCAGCTACAAGGATGAATATTGATAAAAAAGGCAGTATAGAAGGTTTGTTCTGATTTTAAGAAAAAAACTGCTTGGAGGTAATTGTATGGGAGAGCAGCTAATGAAGGCGATGCTGCAGGTTTTACCATTTTTAGGAGAGTTAATAGATGAAGATATGGTTGTAAGCGTTTCAGATACGGAAAAAATAATCGATATAGCCCAGGGGAATAAGCTGAAGATGCCGATAAAACCGGGTGATGTGCGTGGGATGTAATTAAAAAGATAGAGAAACTGGGCGGGATGTCCTAGGAACAGGCGGCAGTCACCCAGCAATTATCTGCCAGCATTGCAGAGCTCAGAAAGCTGGCAGGATATCTGAATAAACTGGCGAAAGAGTAATATGTTAACGAAAAACTAAGGTGAAGGAGGAGATGTAAGTGATTAGCAACACAGATATTTCGGGCGCAATGACTGTAAAGCTGGATGACATATTCGAAGAGCTTCCCGAGATGCCTGAATTTGTAGAAGGTATTAGAAGGGCACCCAAAAGGGAGTTCACATTAACAATGGAAGAGACAGAACTTGCCCTAAAAAATGCCCTCAGATATATCCCAGAAAAATGGCATGAAGAGCTGGCACCCGAATTTTTAGAAGAACTGCTGACAAGGGGTAGGATTTACGGCTACCGTTTCAGGCCGGAAGGGAACATAAAGGCAAAACCGATCTACGAATACAGGGGTAACTGTATAGAAGGAAAGGCGTTTCAGGTTATGATTGACAACAATCTGGATTTCGATATAGCGCTTTATCCCTATGAACTCGTTACCTATGGAGAGACAGGCCAGGTATGCCAGAACTGGATGCAGTACAGGCTTATTAAGAGGTATCTTGAGATAATGACACAGGACCAGACCCTTGTAGTAATGTCGGGTCATCCATTAGGCCTGTTCAAGTCATCACCTGAAGCACCGAGGGTCATTATAACCAACGGTTTAATGGTTGGTATGTTCGATAATCAGGAGGACTGGCACAGGGCAGCAGCCCTTGGAGTGGCAAACTACGGCCAGATGACTGCAGGGGGGTGGATGTATATAGGACCCCAGGGGATAGTGCACGGTACCTATTCGACTATTTTAAATGCCGGCAGGACTAAGCTTGGTATACCTGCAGACCGGGACTTAAGGGGGCATCTATACGTAACATCAGGTCTTGGAGGTATGAGCGGTGCACAGGGTAAGGCAGTAGAGATAGCAAACGGTGTAGGTTTAATAGCAGAAGTAGACTATTCAAGGATACAGACCAGGCACGAACAGGGCTGGGTAAGCAAGATAGTAGATGACCCGAAAGAAGCCTTCAGACTTGCCAAAGAATATCAGCAGAAAAAAGAAGGGATTGCTATAGCCTTCTACGGGAATATAGTAGACCTTCTCGAGTATGCCGTTGAACACAATATCCATATAGACCTGTTATCCGACCAGACATCCTGCCATGCAGTATATGACGGCGGGTACTGCCCGCAGGGATTAACCTTTGAAGAAAGAACAGAGCTCCTCAAAAAAGACAAGGCCAGGTTTAAGGAGCTTGTTGACAGATCCCTGAAACGTCACTTCGAGCTGATAAAAGCCCTGGTTGAAAGGGGAGCATATTTCTTTGACTACGGTAACAGCTTTATGAAGGCTGTATATGATGCGGGAGTAAAAGAAATATGCAAAAACGGAAGGGATCCCAGAGACGGGTTCATATTCCCGTCATATGTTGAGGATATAATGGGGCCTTTTCTGTTCGACTACGGCTACGGCCCCTTCAGATGGGTGTGCTTAAGCGGCAGAGAAGAGGACCTTATCAAGACAGATAGAGCTGCAATGGAGTGCATCGATCCTAACAGGAGATTCCAGGACAGGGATAACTATGTGTGGATAAGGGATGCCCACAAGAATAATCTTGTTGTAGGGACGAAAGCCAGGATACTGTACCAGGATGCAATGGGGAGGACCAGGATAGCCCTTAAATTCAATGAGATGGTAAGAAAAGGAGAAATAGGCCCTGTAATGCTCGGCAGAGACCACCACGACACCGGCGGGACAGATTCACCCTTCAGAGAGACTGCGAATATTAAGGATGGAAGTAATATTATGGCTGATATGGCTACCCACTGTTTTGCAGGGAATGCAGCAAGAGGAATGAGCCTAATCGCACTGCACAATGGCGGTGGAGTAGGTATAGGAAAATCCATAAATGGGGGTTTTGGTCTAGTACTTGACGGCAGCGAAAGGGTAGACAACATAATAAGAAAGGCGATGCCATGGGATGTTATGTGCGGTGTGGCCAGACGTGCCTGGGCACGAAATGAAAACTCGATAGAAACATGCATAGAATACAATCAGACGAGAAAGGGTTCTGACCACATTACACTTCCATTTATACCTGATGAGGACATGATAAAAACCCTGGTAGAAAAGGCGTTCCGGGGCAGGTAAGGAAAGTTTAAGCAGGAAAAATTAAAGGCAAGGTTGATGCTAACCTTTAGGTTTATAGAGAATCTAAACTATAAAATAAAGCTTTAAAGGAGATGAAAGAGCATGAGCAATAAACTTTTAGAATGTGTGCCGAATTTCAGTGAAGGCAGAAACAAAGAAGTAATCGAAAGAATTGTAGACCCGTTCCGCAAAACAGAGGGTGTAAAGCTTTTAGACTATTCCGCAGACAAAGACCACAACCGCCTGGTAGTAACCGTTATAGGGGACCCGGAAGGCCTTAAGAAGTCAGTGCTTGAAGCAATGGCTGTTGCTGTCAAGGAAATAGACATGAACAATCATAAGGGTGAACACCCGAGGATGGGTGCAGTGGATGTAGTGCCGTTTATCCCGGTAAGAAACGTAACAATGGAAGAAGCCGTAGAGCTTGCAAAGGAAGTGGCCCGGCAGGCGGCGGAAAAATTCAACCTGCCCGTATATCTGTATGAAGATGCCGCTACCTCTCCCGACAGACAGAATCTTGCCAGCATAAGGAAGGGCCAGTTTGAAGGCTTTAAAGAAAAGATAAAAAAACCGGAATGGAAACCGGATTTCGGCCCTGCTGAAGTGCACCCGACGGCCGGTGTTACAGCAGTCGGTGCTCGAATGCCCCTTGTTGCCTTTAATGTAAACCTGGGTACCGATAATATTGAAATCGCAGATGCTATAGCAAGAAAGGTCCGCTATATAGGTGGAGGATTGAGGTACTGTAAGGCAATTGGTGTAGATTTAAAAGAGAGGGGAATAGTGCAGATTTCAATGAACATGACCAACTACACAAAAACATCACTTTACCAGGCCTATGAGCTGATAAAGGTGGAGGCAAGGCGGTACGGTGTAAATGTCGTGGGAAGCGAATTGATCGGAATTTTGCCGGCCCAGGCCCTTATAGATGTTGCCGTATATTACCTTGGTGTAGAAAACTTCTCAGAAGAACAGATCCTTGAAAACAGGCTGTTGTGGGGGTAGGCCCTTATGGGAAATAAGCTGCTTATTAAACATGCCGGAGAGCTGGTAACCGCAAGCGGTGGGGTTAAATCCGGGCAGTCGATGAACCGGCTGGGTGTTATAAAGGACGGGGCGGTTACGGTAGAGGATGGGGTAATAACCCGTGTGGGAACAACAGACGAGGTTCTCAGCCAGATAGATGTTACGGATTACCGGGTGATTGATGCCGATGGGAAATGCGTATTACCCGGATTTATAGATAGCCACACCCACTTTGTATTCGGGGGCTACAGGATGGAAGAATTCTACTGGCGGGTCAGCGGAATGCATTATATGGAAATAATGAAAAGGGGCGGAGGAATAGCCAGTACGGTAGAAGCTACAAGGAAGGCAGGCAAAGAAGAACTCAAACGTCTGGGGATTGAAAGGCTTAACAGCATGCTGGACATGGGAGTAACAACCGTCGAAGGTAAAAGCGGATACGGGCTGGATATCGAAACGGAGATAAGACAGCTGGAAGTTATGAAGGAACTGGATGAAGAGCATCCTGTGGATATAGTGCCGACCTTTTTAGGTGCCCATGCAGTGCCTGCCGAGTATAGAGAAAACAGGCAAAAGTACATTGAACTGCTGGTAGAAAGGGCTATTCCGGAGGTAGGGAAAAGGAAACTTGCCCGCTTCTGTGATGTGTTCTGTGAAGAAGGGGTATTCTCCGTGCAGGAGTCGGAACTGATTCTCCAGACGGGGAAAAGATGGGGTATGAAGCCCAAACTCCACGCCGATGAGATCGCAAATACCGGTGGTGCGGAACTGGCTGCAAGAATAGGAGCGGTCTCGGCAGACCACCTTCTCAAGGTATCGGACGAAGGCATAGATATGATGGCTGAAAACGGGGTAGTGGCCGCACTTTTACCTATTACTGCCTTTAGCCTGAGGGAGCCCTTTGCCAGGGCAAGGGATATTATAGACAGAGGAGCGGCTGTAGCCCTTGCTACCGATATGAACCCGGGAAGCTGTTACTCAAATTCTATACCTCTGCTGTTCGCCCTGGCTGTGCTGTATATGAATATGACCCCTGAAGAAGCGGTTACGGCACTCACCATAAATGCAGCAGCCGCTGTGGACATGGACGATAAAATAGGAAGTATTGAAGCGGGCAAACAGGGAGACCTGATTATCATTTCGGGCCCATCATACAGGTATATTCCTTACTATATAGGTGTAAATACCGTGGAAACGGTAGTTAAAAAGGGTAAAGTGGTAGTGAATAAAAAGGGGGGGTTGCAGTGCTGGTAGAAAAGAGCCTCAAGCAGTTCATGGATGAGCTTGCATCAAATGCTCCTGTTCCGGGCGGAGGAAGCGTTGCCGCACTCTGCGGCGCAGTATCCTCGGCCCTGGCTTCGATGGTCTCAGCCCTTACCGTAAGCAATGATAAATACCTTCAGGTAAAGGGTGAAATGGAAGGGCTGCTTGCAGCAAGCAGGAAGTATATAGATTTCTTTTCGGAACAGATCGACAGGGATGCGGAAGCCTTTGACCGCGTGATGAAGGCGTATAAAATGCCGAAGTCCACTGAAGAAGAAAAGGCTGCCCGCAGCAGGGCTATTCAGGACAGCCTGAAAAAAGCGGCAGATGTTCCGATGGGAGTTGCGGAAAAGGCCCTGGAAGCTATGGAATTTGCAAGGTTAGCGGTGGAAAAGGGCAATAAGAACGCTGTTACAGATGGAGCAGTTGCAGCCATGATGGCCCGGACAGCGGTACTGTCAGCGTTATATAATGTGGAAATAAACCTGGCTTCTATTAAGGATGAGACTTATAAAAAAGGGATGTATCAGAGGATTAGGGAACTGAGAGAAAAAGCCGAAACTAAGGAAAAACAAATTTTAGAAGCAGTAGTGATATAGGGGCGGAACCCCTCCTTACCATTATAAATATACTAAAATAAAGGACCGGTAAGGGGGGTGTTCTTTTTTGGCCATTGGAATCGGGAAGAGGTCGTTCGGCCTTGCATTAAGCGGGGGGAGCCTGAGAGGAGCTGCCCACATAGGTGTTTTACAGGTCATGACAGAACACGGGATTTATCCGGATTATATAGCAGGTTCAAGTATAGGCAGCCTTATTGGTGCATTGTATGCAACGGGCCGTGATTTTTCGGGAAATGCCAGAAATTTAGAAGTCAAGGGGTATCATGACATCTTAGACTGGAATTTCGATGTTTGTTCACTGTTCTCCATGGGTTTGAAGATTTTGTTCTTATCGAGCATAAAGAAGTTTTTACCTAAAGGTTTAATAAAAGGGAATAAGATCGAATATATGTTAACAAAAATTTTCGGTAAAAACGGTTTTAATAAATGCAGGATTCCTCTATATATCACTGCTACGGATATAAATACGGGGGAATTGGTGGTATTTACCTCGTCGAAATATAAACACAAGAAAATGGGGAAAAATACAGTTATTTATACAGATGTATCACTACCTGAAGCCATAAGGGCAAGCATTTCAATACCCGGCATATTTGTGCCTAAAAAGATAAAAGGGAGGGCCCTGGTGGACGGAGGAGTAAAAAACAATGTCCCCGTAGATATACTTTTTTATCAAGGGGCAGATGTTATTGCAGCTGTAGATTTAGGGTTTGCGTCACAAAAGGACGATCAGATCGATTCTATTATAGAGGTCCTGCTTCAGACCTCCGACATCATGGCTCAGGAATTGTCAGACATGAGGACCAGCCGTTATGCCGACCTTGTTATAAGGCCCGGGATAACGGATATGAAGCTTACGGACTTCCATAAAATACCTTACTGTATCAAAAAAGGAAGAGAAGTAGGGATTCAAGCTGTCCCGGAGTTGAAGAGGTTGCTGAATATATGATAAAGTAAAAACGTTTTCAAATATGGGTAAGGTTTTGAAGGGCAGAGGGTCTTTGCCACAGCTGTTTTTTTATACTATATTCCGGATGATGCCGGATTTTTTTATTTTATGATTATGTACTTTGCTCAGGATACGGCAAGCCTTTTATTGAATTATAGCAATTCCCAGAGCGCTTGTTTATGGCTCAAAGCTGTGGATGGTGGAGAGCCTCAGCGCTTTACAGATGTTTAACTGTATAAAAACAAACACTGCCGAAGCGAATACTGTATAATAACAGACAGGTCGGTTGGTGGAAAACCGAGGAATTCGCAAAATACTAATTGGCCTGTTTTTTGCATATAGCTATAGAGGCAAAACTCTTGAAACAGCAGCATTAAAGTGGAGGAGGAATACAGGTGGATAAGAGAAAGAAAATACTTAAAAAGAAAAAGCGGATGATGAACCGCATATCAGGTGGGCTGTAACCCGCCCCCTGAAGGGTGAAAATATCGAGATACTGGAAACATCAAACGGGAAAGAATGCCTTCAAAAATTTGACAGTTTCAATCCGCACCTTGTTATACTGGATTTAAAGATGCCTGAACTCGATAGAATGCAGGTGCTGAAATCGGTTATGAAAAAGGGGCTTTTACAGGGGTGCTGTCCAAAAAGCCGGGGAAGTTTGAACTGGCGGATGGCAGTACCCTTTTTCTTGATGAAGTGGGAGAGCTGTCTCTAAACGTTCAGGCCAAACTTTTGCGGGCTATTCAGGAAAAGGCCTTTGAACGGCTCGGTGGAACCTGTACAGTAAAGGTAGATGTCAGGATAATTGCCGCCACCAATAAGAATCTGCAGAAAGCTGTAGAAGAAGGTAAATTCCGTGATGACCTTTACTATCGTATCAATGTAATCAATCTGGAGGTCCCACCACTAAGGTTCAGGAAATAAGATATCCCGCGTCTGGTAGAAACATTTATGAACAAATATCAAAGGGGCAGCGAAAAGATATCCGTATCTGATGAGGCGGTGGAAGCCATGTTAAAATACGATTGGCCGGGAAATATAAGAGAATTGGAAAACTGCATTGATATACAGGATGCAGAAGTGTAACTTAACCTAAAATTGGCTGGCTACTCAGAGTGCAGAAAGAAATTTAGAAAAGTTTTTTAATCTAAGAAGGATTCCATATTCTTGAAAGCAAGGGGCTGGTAATTTCAATACATGGGAAAGGGAGATATCTAAGGGATTTACCTTCAAAAAGTTCAGAAGAATTATTCGACCCAGTTTTCGATAGAAAGGCCGGGGACTCGACTGAATTCGCTAACGTTGTTTGTTACCAGAATCAGGTTTTTAGAAACGGCATGAGCAGCGATCAGCAAATCGTACGCTCCGATAATCTGCCCTGTTTTTCCCAGGAATACCCTTATTTCTCCGTACCGGGCTGCCGCCTCATCAGAAAAAGGCATTATTTCGATTGGAGCCAGGAAAGCGGCCAGAGCGAGCCGGTTTTTTTCTTTATTCTGGCTTTTTTCAATACCATAACAAAGTTCAGCTAACGTTATTACTGATATGCAAATGTCTCCGATATCCAGCTTCTTTAATCTCTCTATGACCCTGGCAGGCTTCCTTTTTATGATGTAAATACAAGTATTAGTATCCAGCATATATTTCACTAAATATCATCTCTTTTCTCTAGTTCCGGTTGATTTCTCGTGTTTAAAAAATCTTCGGAAAAGTGTCTCAATCCGTATTCAAAACTTTTCCAAACACTTCCTTTAGGAATTAAAACAACTATGTCGCCAACTTTTTTTATAAACACTTCAGAATCATTGAAACGATACTGCTTTGGTAAACGGACAGCCTGGCTCCTTCCGTTTTCGAAAATTTTTGCTACATCCATATTTATCAGCTCCTCAATCTTAGTATATATCTTAATATATATCGTTTTTAACAATTTGTCAATGAAATTACATTCAGTAATAGTATAACAGGCATTAGAGAAATCATCCCAAGTATCTTTTCTAACCATATGGACAAATGTAGAATAATTTTTTTAAACATTGGAGAGATGAAATTGCTTGTTCTTTGCGGGTTTGACAGGCCTATTTTTCAATGGAAACTAAGCAGGTAGCAGGGAGGAAAAATACATTCATCTTTTATTGTGTATACTGTACAAATTATGGTATAATCATAAATATAGTTAAACAAAAAACATAGAGAACTTGTGTTAACATCAACAGAAATCAAAATAAGGTTCCCTGAAAAAGCGGAAGGGTGATGTAAAAATGTCGAGCAAGGTCTATTTTACCGATATGTCAGCCAAGAGCAAAAGGAATCTGCTGAACAAAACGGAGGCGATTTTTTTAAAATCGGGTATTGCCGATATAATCGAAAAAGGGGATTTGGTTGCCATAAAGGTCCACTTCGGTGAATACGGCAACATTGCCTTTATCCCACCGCCCCTTATCAGGGTTGTAGTTGAACAGGTAAAGGCAAAAGGGGGGAAACCCTTTCTTACAGATGCCAATACCCTGTATAACGGCACCAGGAGAAATGCTATTGACCATTTGGAAACAGCACTAAAAAACGGATTTTCCTATGAGACTGTGGGAGCCCCGATAATTATAGCTGATGGTTTAAAAGGGCATGATTATGTAAATGTCCCTATAAAAGGCAGGCATTTTAATGAGGTTAAGATAAGTGGAGCAGTTCACCACGCTGACGTATTTATCGCCCTGAGTCATGTCAAGGGTCATGAAGTATTTGGATTTGGAGGAGCCATGAAGAATATAGGAATGGGGTGCGGTGCACCGGCAGGAAAGCAGATGATGCATTCCGATATGAAGCCAAGGGTAAAGGAAGAGGGGTGTACCGGATGCAGAACCTGTATTCTGAGGTGCCCGGTAGGTGCCATTATTTTGAAAGAAAATAACAAAGCCTATATTGACCAGGAAATATGCATTGGATGTGGTGAATGTGTAGCCTTCTGTCCCCAGCATACGATACCTATTAACTGGAAAACCGATGAAGCTTCGGTTCAGGAAAAAACTGCAGAATTTGCATTGGGGGTTATAGAACCTAAAAAGGGTAAGTGCGGGTTTATAAATTTCCTTATGAATATTTCCCCTGACTGTGACTGCTGCTCATGGAACGATATACCACTTGTTCCGAATTTAGGAATAATAGCTTCAAAGGACCCTGTTGCAGTTGACCAGGCTTCCCTTGACATGGTCAATCAGGCACCGGTTATCCCTAATTCGGTCCTGGGGAATAAAGGGGATGTTGAGGATAAATTCGCAGCCCTTCACAAACATGACTGCACCCATATCTTAACCCATGGGGAGAAATTGGGTATAGGCAGCAGACAATACGAACTGATTACTTTCTGGACGAGATAGCGTAAGCCGGTTACGAGAACGACCCGACTCATAATCCTTCAAATTAGGCTAAAAAGAGACTCTATTATAGAAGGGTAAGGTGTTAAAAACCTTATCTTTTTTCCTGACTTTGACACCTCATCAGCCGTAAACCCTGATAAAATAAGCATATTACAAAACAAAAATGTACATTTTAGGACTACAAAATAGCCC is a genomic window of Koleobacter methoxysyntrophicus containing:
- the hutI gene encoding imidazolonepropionase: MGNKLLIKHAGELVTASGGVKSGQSMNRLGVIKDGAVTVEDGVITRVGTTDEVLSQIDVTDYRVIDADGKCVLPGFIDSHTHFVFGGYRMEEFYWRVSGMHYMEIMKRGGGIASTVEATRKAGKEELKRLGIERLNSMLDMGVTTVEGKSGYGLDIETEIRQLEVMKELDEEHPVDIVPTFLGAHAVPAEYRENRQKYIELLVERAIPEVGKRKLARFCDVFCEEGVFSVQESELILQTGKRWGMKPKLHADEIANTGGAELAARIGAVSADHLLKVSDEGIDMMAENGVVAALLPITAFSLREPFARARDIIDRGAAVALATDMNPGSCYSNSIPLLFALAVLYMNMTPEEAVTALTINAAAAVDMDDKIGSIEAGKQGDLIIISGPSYRYIPYYIGVNTVETVVKKGKVVVNKKGGLQCW
- a CDS encoding DUF362 domain-containing protein — its product is MSSKVYFTDMSAKSKRNLLNKTEAIFLKSGIADIIEKGDLVAIKVHFGEYGNIAFIPPPLIRVVVEQVKAKGGKPFLTDANTLYNGTRRNAIDHLETALKNGFSYETVGAPIIIADGLKGHDYVNVPIKGRHFNEVKISGAVHHADVFIALSHVKGHEVFGFGGAMKNIGMGCGAPAGKQMMHSDMKPRVKEEGCTGCRTCILRCPVGAIILKENNKAYIDQEICIGCGECVAFCPQHTIPINWKTDEASVQEKTAEFALGVIEPKKGKCGFINFLMNISPDCDCCSWNDIPLVPNLGIIASKDPVAVDQASLDMVNQAPVIPNSVLGNKGDVEDKFAALHKHDCTHILTHGEKLGIGSRQYELITFWTR
- the vapC gene encoding type II toxin-antitoxin system tRNA(fMet)-specific endonuclease VapC: MLDTNTCIYIIKRKPARVIERLKKLDIGDICISVITLAELCYGIEKSQNKEKNRLALAAFLAPIEIMPFSDEAAARYGEIRVFLGKTGQIIGAYDLLIAAHAVSKNLILVTNNVSEFSRVPGLSIENWVE
- a CDS encoding urocanate hydratase, translating into MISNTDISGAMTVKLDDIFEELPEMPEFVEGIRRAPKREFTLTMEETELALKNALRYIPEKWHEELAPEFLEELLTRGRIYGYRFRPEGNIKAKPIYEYRGNCIEGKAFQVMIDNNLDFDIALYPYELVTYGETGQVCQNWMQYRLIKRYLEIMTQDQTLVVMSGHPLGLFKSSPEAPRVIITNGLMVGMFDNQEDWHRAAALGVANYGQMTAGGWMYIGPQGIVHGTYSTILNAGRTKLGIPADRDLRGHLYVTSGLGGMSGAQGKAVEIANGVGLIAEVDYSRIQTRHEQGWVSKIVDDPKEAFRLAKEYQQKKEGIAIAFYGNIVDLLEYAVEHNIHIDLLSDQTSCHAVYDGGYCPQGLTFEERTELLKKDKARFKELVDRSLKRHFELIKALVERGAYFFDYGNSFMKAVYDAGVKEICKNGRDPRDGFIFPSYVEDIMGPFLFDYGYGPFRWVCLSGREEDLIKTDRAAMECIDPNRRFQDRDNYVWIRDAHKNNLVVGTKARILYQDAMGRTRIALKFNEMVRKGEIGPVMLGRDHHDTGGTDSPFRETANIKDGSNIMADMATHCFAGNAARGMSLIALHNGGGVGIGKSINGGFGLVLDGSERVDNIIRKAMPWDVMCGVARRAWARNENSIETCIEYNQTRKGSDHITLPFIPDEDMIKTLVEKAFRGR
- a CDS encoding patatin-like phospholipase family protein, with product MAIGIGKRSFGLALSGGSLRGAAHIGVLQVMTEHGIYPDYIAGSSIGSLIGALYATGRDFSGNARNLEVKGYHDILDWNFDVCSLFSMGLKILFLSSIKKFLPKGLIKGNKIEYMLTKIFGKNGFNKCRIPLYITATDINTGELVVFTSSKYKHKKMGKNTVIYTDVSLPEAIRASISIPGIFVPKKIKGRALVDGGVKNNVPVDILFYQGADVIAAVDLGFASQKDDQIDSIIEVLLQTSDIMAQELSDMRTSRYADLVIRPGITDMKLTDFHKIPYCIKKGREVGIQAVPELKRLLNI
- a CDS encoding cyclodeaminase/cyclohydrolase family protein, with the translated sequence MLVEKSLKQFMDELASNAPVPGGGSVAALCGAVSSALASMVSALTVSNDKYLQVKGEMEGLLAASRKYIDFFSEQIDRDAEAFDRVMKAYKMPKSTEEEKAARSRAIQDSLKKAADVPMGVAEKALEAMEFARLAVEKGNKNAVTDGAVAAMMARTAVLSALYNVEINLASIKDETYKKGMYQRIRELREKAETKEKQILEAVVI
- the ftcD gene encoding glutamate formimidoyltransferase, which encodes MSNKLLECVPNFSEGRNKEVIERIVDPFRKTEGVKLLDYSADKDHNRLVVTVIGDPEGLKKSVLEAMAVAVKEIDMNNHKGEHPRMGAVDVVPFIPVRNVTMEEAVELAKEVARQAAEKFNLPVYLYEDAATSPDRQNLASIRKGQFEGFKEKIKKPEWKPDFGPAEVHPTAGVTAVGARMPLVAFNVNLGTDNIEIADAIARKVRYIGGGLRYCKAIGVDLKERGIVQISMNMTNYTKTSLYQAYELIKVEARRYGVNVVGSELIGILPAQALIDVAVYYLGVENFSEEQILENRLLWG
- the vapB gene encoding type II toxin-antitoxin system antitoxin VapB; this encodes MVRKDTWDDFSNACYTITECNFIDKLLKTIYIKIYTKIEELINMDVAKIFENGRSQAVRLPKQYRFNDSEVFIKKVGDIVVLIPKGSVWKSFEYGLRHFSEDFLNTRNQPELEKRDDI